ATAAATATTAATTAATTTGTATAAAGAGCTTAAGTAGTTAAAAATATAAGATAATTATGATTATTAACTTATGAATCATTTACTAGTTAATTCTAAGTATAAATCATTTGCATCTTCATGTGCTGGATTAATTGAAATGGCTTTTTTAAGAAAACTTATTGCACCTTGCTTATCTCCTTGAATATTTAAAATATTACCTAGCATATACCATGCATTTGAATAATTTTTATCATTATTAATTATTTCAACAAGAAGATCTTTAGCATAACCATAATTACCATCATCACAGTAATCTAATGCTTCAACATATTTATCTTCAACAGTTTTAGAATCTTTTTTAACTTTAATCTTTTTAGGTTTTTTATGTCCTTTAGATTTAGTAGATTTAGGTTTTATTTTAGAAATCTTTCGAACTTTTCTAGGTATTAGAGATTCTTCTTTAGTATTATCATAAACTGTAATATCATTAGGATTATCAGATAATTTATCATACATCCAATGTAAGATATACTTAGTTGCATCTTTATTTAATGGTTTATTATCATTACCACATTTAGGTGAATAGATACATTTTGGACAACCTTCTTCACATTCACAAGTATCAAGTAGATTCATTGTTGATTTTACAAGATCATAGAATACATCAATAGCTTTTTCAGTAATACCAATACCACCTTCATATGCATCATAAATAAATATTGTTGGTTCTTGTGTATCTGGATGTATATTTGTAGATAAACCACCAATATCAAATCTATCACACATAGTATGAAGTGGGAATAAACCAATTAAAGCATGTTCTGCACCATGAAGACCTCCAGCAAAGATATCTTTACCTTCAAATTTATCTTCAACTTCATCTTTAATCTTTTCATCAATAGTAAACCATAACCCTTTAGTTTTAAATCTTAAAGGAGGTAAGTTTAGTTTATATTGACCTATTATTTTAGAGTAATGTACTTTATTATATTTATTAAAGTCTTCTCTTACTTCTATAATACCAAAATTAACTGTGAAATTAGATATTTTAACTCTTTTAAGTTTTTTAATAATACTAATATCAGTTTCTTTTAAAACACGTGTATGATATCCAACTTCTTGTTTTACAACATTAACAATCTTAGTTTTAAAGTTAATATTAGTTACAACATAAGTTTCACTTTGATGTATTAATACTGCTCCTTCATATGCTTCAGAATATACTTGTGCAAGTTCCATTGTTTCAATAGTTTTGCTACCACACATTATTCTAAATACATCTTTAGATAACTGATCAAGAGAATGTTTAAATGATGGACTATCATGTCCTGGATAATAATATTCACCTGCAATATTCTGTGCTAATTCTTTATTTCTAAGTAAATCTTTAAATATAAATGCTATTTCTTGATTTGTAAGTTCTGGTGAGAAATCATGAATCTCATCACGACTTAATCTTAATTCATTAGCAGCACATTGAATATGTGATTTTAATAAGATATCATTTTTTAAATCAATAATAGCATTTTCATGAGGTTTTTCAAAGAAGAACTCTGGATTTTTCATGAAATATTGATCTAATTGGTTTTCAAAAGCAACTAGAATAACAAGAGATTTATTACCACTACGACCACATCTACCACCTTGTTGCCATACACTAACCATAGTTCCAGGATAACCTGAAATTATAACAGCATCAAGTGTACCAATATTAATACCAAGTTCTAATGCATTAGTAGTAGTTACTCCTAAATATCTTCTTTCTTTAAGACCTTCTTCAATTTCACGTCTTTCTTTAGCCCGATAACCTGCACGATATGCTTTAATCCTATGAACTAATTTTTTCTTATAATTCTCCATATCTCTTCTTGCCCATAATGCAATAAGTTCAGCCATTTTACGTGAAACTGTAAAACATAATGTTTGTATATTTTTTAAAAGAAGATATATAAATATAAATTCTGTCTCTTGGTGTATATTTGGAGCATTATCTCTTTTTCCTTTTCTAGGTTTATAATTTTTAAATGGATTATATAATATAAAATCCTTTTCACCACTTGGTGAACCATCTTGTGATATTAATTTAAAGTCTTCACCAGTTAATCTATTTGCAAGTTCAAGAGGATTTGCAAGAGTAGCAGATGATAATATAAATTGTGGATTAGATCCATAATGTTTTACAATTCTTTTAAGACGACGTATTAAAAGAGCTACATTAGATCCAAATATACCTTTATAATAATGTGATTCATCAATTACAATATATTTAAGATTAGAATAAAATTTCTCCCATTGATGATGCCATGCAAGAATATGATGCAATTGATATGGATTTGTAAGTACTATTCTTGATTTATTACGTATACCATACTTTTTACTACGTGGAGTATCTCCATCATAAGTAGCAGGATTAATATTAATATTTAAATCTTTTTCATATTCTTTTAAAATTTGTAATTGATCATTTGCTAAAGCTTTAGCAGGATAAATATACAATGCAGTAGCATTTTCATCATTAATTAATGTTTCAAGTATTGGTAAATTAAAACATAATGTTTTACCACTAGCAGTAGGTGTTGTTATAATAATATTCTTATTATCTTTTACTGTTTCATATGCTTCTGCTTGATGTTTATATAAGCTGATTTTTTTAGATGCCAAATATTTGACAATAGATTTATCGAGATTATCTACCTTCTTATAAGTAGCCTTTTGGGCAGGTATTGTTTCAATATATTCAATTTTTTTCTTGAAACGAATATCATTCTTAAAATCATCAATAGATACATCAGTCATAATATCAATTATTATAAATTTTTAGATAAAATAAGATAGTAAATAAAAAAGATTACTATTTAAAATATTTTTAAATACTTAATAAGTATTTAAAACTTAATAATAAGTTAAATAATTATTAAATATACTATATTATAATTATATGATTAATATACTTTTATATTTATAGTATAATTTATGGAAAAATTATTTAATAAAATGAAAATAGCTAAAAAAATACTTAAATTAAATATAAAGTTTAAAAATTTAAATAAAAATAAACTTATTTATTAAATTTTAAAAAAATAAAAAAGATTTGTGTTAGAAAATTAAAACTTTTAATATAATCTTTATAAATTTTTTAAATAAAAATTATTCTAAATTTTTTAATTAAACACATATAGCTATAAACAGAAAAATTATTTTTTAAAATCTTTTATGCTATAAAAGTCTTTTTCATCAGCAGGATGGAATAAAAAAGGATTCCATGCATCAGGTAAAATATCTTTTACTTCATCATAATTCATAGTCCTTAATTCTTTAGCTTCTTCTTGTGGTATTTTTTTTCTTTCTAATAATGAAGAATGATAATCTACCTCATGTCTCATACAAATATTATGTCTTCTAACATTTCTTCTAAATTTACGAACCTCAAAATCAGTCCAATTTGGATTAATCCAGTAATCTTTAATTGTTTGTCCTTTATGTTTACTTGGACTATATTCATCAAATGTCTGATTTAAAGGCCTATAACGACAATCAGATACTTGTACTCCCCATTTAGCACAATATACTCTTTTTTTCTCCATTTCTTCATAATCTAAATCATAGTTATAAATCATGAAAATGCCAATTTCTTTAGCTTTAAATCCACCATATTCTAAAATTTCAATCTGATTTTTAATGTAATCTGCTTGATCTACACTATAATCCCATGCTATTTTAGGATTTTTAAAACCTGCATCTTTTAACTTCCTAGCAAGTTCCGGATGTTTAAATAGTATACGGCCATCAAATCCAGACTGAGATTCAACATAAGTAATTTTATGGTTATTTTTAAGTTCAATTAATTCATCCAATATATTATCGATATATTCATTAGCCAGAAGGTTATTGTCATAAAAAATTAATTTTTTCTTTACAATTTCATCTTTAATACTTTTTTTACATTTCCATTTTGGTTCAATAATGTAGGTACCGCAAAATCCACATTTACGAATACAACCCCTTGTTGTATGTAAAATTTGATAATCCACATCAACAAGATCATATGCTGGAATTACTTTTTCAGCCCCATCAATAGTTCCCAAAATTACATCATCACAACCAGTATATTCTTTGCAATGTTTTGGCATTAATGAAGCATAAATTCCACCAACAATTATTGGAACATCAGGATATTTATCTCTAAAATGTTGAACAGCATTTCTAACATACTTAGACCAGTAAGTGAAAATAGAAGTTACACAAATTAAATTAGGTTGAAAATTATCATTTTTATTATTTTCTTTATCTTTTTTAAAATCTAAACCTACTTGTTTAGTCTTAGGTTTTTCTTCATATCGGATTAATTTAATATTAATACCTTTTTCTCTTAAATAAGCTGCAATTTTTAATAAACCAATAGGTAAAAAATTTGAATGATTTCTACTTTTAGTAGGAATAGGAAAATTAGGTTCTACTAATAAAACATTCTTAACATTATCATTAATCCAATCTTCAAACATTATAAAAACTACCTAAAAACTTATATTAAAATATTAGTTCATATAATTTAAATATTTTTACATTAATTTTAAACATTTAATATTTTGATCAAATTATTAATATGAACAAAAAACTAATAAAAATAAAATATTATATAAAAATAGGTAAGATTAATTAAATTAATCATATAAATTAATAATCCAATTAATCCATGATCGGACAGATGTTGCTCTTCTTTTCAAAGTTACATCAGATTTAACATTATAAATTTTAATATTTTTCAATATTTTAAAAATTTCTTGAGAGCTTGGAACTTTTTTATCTTCCAAATATTTAGTAAATACTTCATAGTATGGTTTATGTTCTAGAATTAATTCAACTAATTTAAGATTTCTATCTCTTTCATTTAATGAAAATACTTCAAACCCTTTTTTAGATAATGTAATTTGTAAAGAAAATTTTTTAAATAAACCTAAATATTCACCTGCAGAAATATAAAAATTATATTGCCTAGGCCTAATATCAAATAATTCCATAATTTCTCCTTTAGTTAAAACTTTCTTTTCATATAAACCAATACAAATGTTTACAAAAACATCAAAAACATCAGCTTGAGGAAATGGTATTTCTGGTTCTGGAATTAAATTAACATTATCATATATATTTATTATATCAGAATATTTAATATCTAAATTTGAGTTTTCATTTATATCAGAATTATTAATATTATTTATTTCTTCTTTACATGTAGATTCCAATTCAATACATCTTTTTACAACATCATTAAATGTATAAAATGGTCCTTCTTCAATAATTTCATTATTAATTTCCATTTCAATATTGAATAAATAATCATAAGGGATAATATTTTCACCATAAGGGTACTTTCTACTTTTAATACGATAAGGGCTTCTCCAATATTCTTTAATTAATCTATATCTTTCTTTTAATGCAGCTTCCTTGTTTTTAAAAATACCATAAACTCTTAACTTATTATAAACTTCTCTTTCAATAATATAATAATTTCCATCATAATTAATATACTTTTCAGGACAGTAATTTTCATCGTCCTCAAAATCATTTATTTCCCAATTATTTTCTATTAATTTATTTCTTTCATTAATTGTTTCATCTAATGTATTATACATACCAAAATAATGAAGTTCACCATTTATACGTTTATATATTTGATAACCTTTAGATACTTTTGTAATGTATTTACCTGTAAAATCTTTAGGTTTCAAATTATATTTTCCCCAATTAGTTAAAACTAGATTATCTCTACAATCAATTGCATCATTTAACGAATCAAAAGAACCAAATTTAACATATTTCCCATTAATTATACGTCTTACAGTAAATTTATTATTATTTTCTTTAGTAATATATTTACTATACTTAGTATCTGCATGATATAAATCAGTTTCCCAACCTGTTGATTTTAAGTTAGATTTAGCAATTCTTGCCTTTTTAATTGAATCATAAGGACCGAAAGTAAATTTTTTACCATTAATTTCTCTAAAAACAATAAAGTGAGAATCATCTTTTTTTTCAATATTCTTTTCTATTATATTTTTATTAATTTTTAGTGGAACTGGCCAACCATTATCATCTAATTCATCACGTTTTTTTATAGCTTCATCTAACGAATCAAAAGAACCAAAAGTAATAAGATTACCATTAAATCTTCTTTGAATAATAAATAAATTATCTTTTTTAGTAATAAATTCAGTACCAAATAACATATAATCAACTTTTTTATTGATCAAAATAATCTTTAATGTTTTTATTAAATTTATCTTCTAAAATATCAGATAATTTTAAAATAATATCTTCTTCATTAGATTTATACCATTTTGTTAATTCAATTATACCTGCAGTAGTATAATTTTCACAAATAGTAAACATCTTATCTTCATCTTTCAAAATATTAATATCTCCAGATTCCAATATTGCAAAACATTTCAATATAGTCATGTCTTCTTTCTGATCATTATCACGAACTCTCAAATAAGGATGTGAGTTATTAGTAATAGGCATAGACTTATTAACAATATATTTACCAATTAGAACAGTGATTGTAAATAATTTAAGATTATTTCTATTACCCCATTCTGTATTATCTATTATATCTTGATATAATGAATAGTATTTTTTATTAATATTAATTGTAAGACGTTGTTTAATAGTTACCATTCTATCACCTTAGTAAATTCTATCATACCCTCATTAATTACATTTAATTTGTATTTTTTACCAACATAAGGTATAATATTAGTTTTAAAGTTACCACTAAATTCATTTTCAGTTACTAATAAAATAACTTGTTTGTCTTTAGTATATTTTGGTAAAAATTTACCTAAATTATTACGTATATCATTATCTAAACGACCTAATGGAGTATCAATAACAATTGGTAATTCAAAACCAGCTAAATTATTTAAAGCCGTGATAAATGATAATGCTAAAGTTAATTGGGTACCTGCAGATGGATCAGTAGCAGGTACATGAGTTCCATCATTCTTAATAAATTCTACATTAAAATCATCATCTATATTAATACTTTTATAAGTACTTTTCCAATGGTATGTATTAAATTCTTCAGTTGTTAAATTTTGTAATTCATTATGTATATCTAAAATTAATTCATCATACAATTTCTTAGAAGTATTATAAATTTTATTACAAAAATCTATTTTGTTAGTAAGATCATCAACAATACCTATGTTTACTTTTTGAGATTCATATTCTTTATTGAGCTTTGATAATGTTTTTTTAGCATTTTCAATAGATTCTTCTAAACGACCAATTTCACGATCAGTGCGAGAAATTAAATCTCTATTATATTTAATTTCATTTTTCAATTTTGAAATTTCTTCTTCAGTAATATTAGAATCAATTAAAGCTTTTTTCTCCTTAATTTCATCTTTAATATCATCAATTTTATCTTCTAAATCCATTAATTTATCATCATATCCATTATCCATCTTATCAAAATTCTTTGGATAATTATTTTCTAAAGATTCTACTTTACCTAATAATTTATTAATTAATTCAGATATGTCAGTTATATCATCTGTTTTTTCAAAAAGTTCTTCAATTTTAGAATATTCTTCACTACCTTCTTTTAATTCACGACCACAAATACACATTTTATTATCTAGTAAGAATTCAAGAAAACTTTTTTTATATTGTGCTGGAATATAACCTTCTTCTTTTAATTTTTGACATTTAGTATCAATTTCTTTTAAAATAGGTAAACTAAAAATTTTTGAAAAATTATTAAATAAAAATTTTTTATAATTGATTTTTTCATTATTATATTCTTTTTCAAATTTATTTTGAATAGATTCAAGATTCTTTATTTCTTCATATAATCTATAAGGATCATCACCAATATTTTCCCATTTATTTTCTAATATAGATAATTTATCTTTATATTTTTTATTATCATTAATTGAATTATTTAAATTAGTTTCATCCTTTTCTAATTGTTTTTCAAGTTCATCAATACCCTCTAAAATATCACCAATTTCTGGCTCTTTATTCTTTTTTTCACTGATAAATTCTTGTTTTCTAGTAGAAATATGATTACAAACATTATCAATTAAATTTAATTGTGAAAGTCTAAAAACATCCTTTTTGATATTTCCATTATCTTTACTAAAAAATTGAGTTAATAACTCACCATCAAATAAAAAATAGTCTTTTAATGTTTTTGGTAAATAAGTATTTATATAATCATTAGGTATATTAATAAAATTATCATTTATACCATCATTTGTAACTATCTTAAAATCTTTTTCATATTCTTCACATTCATTATTATTAAGTTTAATATACTTTTCTATACGGGTAATTGTTACATCATTCCCATCTGAATCTTCCATTTTTAAAATTACTTTAACTGGAATAATATCATTATTAGTAGCATCCTTAAAAACAATAGAATTATAACGTTTTTGCTTACTATTATAATTCTCAGAACCATATAAACACCAATTAATAGCATTCATTAAGGTTGTTTTACCTGCATCATTATTTCCTTGAATTATAGTAATCTTTTTTTCATCATTGGCAATATCAATTTTGACTTCACCTTTATATGTTCTAAAATTTTCTAAACAAATAGATTTAAGAATCATATAACTCCCCCTATTCCTCAATGTATTTATCAATAAGTTTTAAATAATTTCTTTTAAATGTTCCATTTTTATTATTATCAATAGAAGATTTATATTCTAATTTTAATGCATCCATTATAAATTTCTTAACATTATTTTCAATAGTATCATCATCATTTAATTTTAATAAAATATCTTTATTAATTTCATTACTCAATTTAAAACACCCCAATCTACTAATTTTTTATTAGATTCCATTTTATTACTTGATTCTAAAATA
This Methanobrevibacter wolinii SH DNA region includes the following protein-coding sequences:
- a CDS encoding cobalamin-dependent protein (Presence of a B(12) (cobalamin)-binding domain implies dependence on cobalamin itself, in one of its several forms, or in some unusual lineages, dependence on a cobalamin-like analog.) → MFEDWINDNVKNVLLVEPNFPIPTKSRNHSNFLPIGLLKIAAYLREKGINIKLIRYEEKPKTKQVGLDFKKDKENNKNDNFQPNLICVTSIFTYWSKYVRNAVQHFRDKYPDVPIIVGGIYASLMPKHCKEYTGCDDVILGTIDGAEKVIPAYDLVDVDYQILHTTRGCIRKCGFCGTYIIEPKWKCKKSIKDEIVKKKLIFYDNNLLANEYIDNILDELIELKNNHKITYVESQSGFDGRILFKHPELARKLKDAGFKNPKIAWDYSVDQADYIKNQIEILEYGGFKAKEIGIFMIYNYDLDYEEMEKKRVYCAKWGVQVSDCRYRPLNQTFDEYSPSKHKGQTIKDYWINPNWTDFEVRKFRRNVRRHNICMRHEVDYHSSLLERKKIPQEEAKELRTMNYDEVKDILPDAWNPFLFHPADEKDFYSIKDFKK
- a CDS encoding DEAD/DEAH box helicase, with translation MTDVSIDDFKNDIRFKKKIEYIETIPAQKATYKKVDNLDKSIVKYLASKKISLYKHQAEAYETVKDNKNIIITTPTASGKTLCFNLPILETLINDENATALYIYPAKALANDQLQILKEYEKDLNININPATYDGDTPRSKKYGIRNKSRIVLTNPYQLHHILAWHHQWEKFYSNLKYIVIDESHYYKGIFGSNVALLIRRLKRIVKHYGSNPQFILSSATLANPLELANRLTGEDFKLISQDGSPSGEKDFILYNPFKNYKPRKGKRDNAPNIHQETEFIFIYLLLKNIQTLCFTVSRKMAELIALWARRDMENYKKKLVHRIKAYRAGYRAKERREIEEGLKERRYLGVTTTNALELGINIGTLDAVIISGYPGTMVSVWQQGGRCGRSGNKSLVILVAFENQLDQYFMKNPEFFFEKPHENAIIDLKNDILLKSHIQCAANELRLSRDEIHDFSPELTNQEIAFIFKDLLRNKELAQNIAGEYYYPGHDSPSFKHSLDQLSKDVFRIMCGSKTIETMELAQVYSEAYEGAVLIHQSETYVVTNINFKTKIVNVVKQEVGYHTRVLKETDISIIKKLKRVKISNFTVNFGIIEVREDFNKYNKVHYSKIIGQYKLNLPPLRFKTKGLWFTIDEKIKDEVEDKFEGKDIFAGGLHGAEHALIGLFPLHTMCDRFDIGGLSTNIHPDTQEPTIFIYDAYEGGIGITEKAIDVFYDLVKSTMNLLDTCECEEGCPKCIYSPKCGNDNKPLNKDATKYILHWMYDKLSDNPNDITVYDNTKEESLIPRKVRKISKIKPKSTKSKGHKKPKKIKVKKDSKTVEDKYVEALDYCDDGNYGYAKDLLVEIINNDKNYSNAWYMLGNILNIQGDKQGAISFLKKAISINPAHEDANDLYLELTSK
- a CDS encoding AAA family ATPase, whose amino-acid sequence is MILKSICLENFRTYKGEVKIDIANDEKKITIIQGNNDAGKTTLMNAINWCLYGSENYNSKQKRYNSIVFKDATNNDIIPVKVILKMEDSDGNDVTITRIEKYIKLNNNECEEYEKDFKIVTNDGINDNFINIPNDYINTYLPKTLKDYFLFDGELLTQFFSKDNGNIKKDVFRLSQLNLIDNVCNHISTRKQEFISEKKNKEPEIGDILEGIDELEKQLEKDETNLNNSINDNKKYKDKLSILENKWENIGDDPYRLYEEIKNLESIQNKFEKEYNNEKINYKKFLFNNFSKIFSLPILKEIDTKCQKLKEEGYIPAQYKKSFLEFLLDNKMCICGRELKEGSEEYSKIEELFEKTDDITDISELINKLLGKVESLENNYPKNFDKMDNGYDDKLMDLEDKIDDIKDEIKEKKALIDSNITEEEISKLKNEIKYNRDLISRTDREIGRLEESIENAKKTLSKLNKEYESQKVNIGIVDDLTNKIDFCNKIYNTSKKLYDELILDIHNELQNLTTEEFNTYHWKSTYKSINIDDDFNVEFIKNDGTHVPATDPSAGTQLTLALSFITALNNLAGFELPIVIDTPLGRLDNDIRNNLGKFLPKYTKDKQVILLVTENEFSGNFKTNIIPYVGKKYKLNVINEGMIEFTKVIEW
- a CDS encoding DUF7226 domain-containing protein; translated protein: MLFGTEFITKKDNLFIIQRRFNGNLITFGSFDSLDEAIKKRDELDDNGWPVPLKINKNIIEKNIEKKDDSHFIVFREINGKKFTFGPYDSIKKARIAKSNLKSTGWETDLYHADTKYSKYITKENNNKFTVRRIINGKYVKFGSFDSLNDAIDCRDNLVLTNWGKYNLKPKDFTGKYITKVSKGYQIYKRINGELHYFGMYNTLDETINERNKLIENNWEINDFEDDENYCPEKYINYDGNYYIIEREVYNKLRVYGIFKNKEAALKERYRLIKEYWRSPYRIKSRKYPYGENIIPYDYLFNIEMEINNEIIEEGPFYTFNDVVKRCIELESTCKEEINNINNSDINENSNLDIKYSDIINIYDNVNLIPEPEIPFPQADVFDVFVNICIGLYEKKVLTKGEIMELFDIRPRQYNFYISAGEYLGLFKKFSLQITLSKKGFEVFSLNERDRNLKLVELILEHKPYYEVFTKYLEDKKVPSSQEIFKILKNIKIYNVKSDVTLKRRATSVRSWINWIINLYD